The nucleotide sequence GTTCAAAGTGTACAGGATAGAAGATACCACTTATCTTGGATATGTTTTTCACAATAGAATAAGGCAAATGCTTCCTTATGCTGATAATAAGTATGTGCTTTCTTTCAAAATAAATAATAGTACAGGCTATATTGGCAAATCAGCACAAAAAGGTTACTTCTTCTTATTCCCGGATGACGTTAACAAGGATAAATGGCAAGAGAGCTCTGCTTCAGGTGATTTTAATTATATTCATGCAGATAGTGTGAGTAAATACATCTGCCATTTCCTTCTCTACAAGGCATTGGACGAATTCAAATTCGTTGACGGCCCCTCGCTTTCGCTTAAAAGTGCTCTATCCTGTTTGCCTCTTGATCTTAATGGCGATAAAAGCGGTTTTCAAAACGCATCAAGGGGTTTTTATATTGATTATCATCCTGGCCCGCACAAGCCGTTATATGGCAATTGGATAGAAACGAATACTGTTGATCTGTTACAAAGCAAAGGTATCAATTACGATACGACCATAACATACTATGATACGGAATGCTCTCTGTATGAAAAACATATCTTCTTTTCATCGGAAATGAATGGTCAACAGTATTGCGTTATAATAGTGCCTGGAGTAGAAGGTGGGTTGTCTACAAGCTATTTCTTTTCTGCCAAACAATTCAAAAACCTCAAAAGCCATTTGACGACAGTTGATGCAGAGATCGGGGATTGCGCAAAGCGCCTTCTGAGCTTTGATAGATCCTCCGTAATAAAATATTACGGCACTCCATTTTTCGAAAACAAAGACATTATTATATACATCACAGCTTCTCACGATAGGTTCTTCGAATACAGATTATTGGATATTCCAAAGAATATCTGGGAGCGCAATTCCATAGGGCGCGTCGGAAATGGAATATTATTCTTTGAGATAGAAAACAACAGGGTTGTTTTTGCTGGAGATATGGCTCTTCGGATAGCTCAGTAGCTGATACTCTTGTGCGGTTAATCTGATTTTAGGCGGAGGGCAAATGTCTATTTATTTGAAATCAAACACAGATGGCGCGCTGCAAATTTGGGAAGACAATGGTGAAAATGAGGACACTTTGATTTCGAAGGAAAATTATGACGACTATGATTTTAACCTTAAATATAACAATTTGTCCGGAGAAATGTTTCTTTATGATGGCGAAACGCTTGTTAAATACGTTGATTCGAATGATAATGAATGTGATGCAATGGCCACTGGTTATTCTGGAAAGCGGGATGGTCTGAACAATCCTCTCTTTCAAGCAATAAATAGTTATATGCGAAACAATAAGGAGCATTCTGGATGTACTCCAGAAGGTACGTAATCACAACACTGGACCCGGAATTAGTCGCTTGCTTGGAGCATCTTCTTCGAATGAGCAGGGAAACGATTCTAAAAGAATATGGAGAGCCTCTTTTTAGCAATGAGGATGTAGTCGTTTACATAACTGGTCCACACCAGCGCTTTATTACCACGGGTTATAAAAGAGGGAAAGTTGCTGCCGGCAAAATGGAACAAGTCAGTAACGGCTTGATTTTTTTTGAACTGCAGAATAATCGGGTTGTATTTGCTGGTTATACAACTTTATTATACACGAGAGATTAGAGATCAACCGACCTGTTAAGCAGGCTTTCTCATTAACCCGAGAACCTGAGAATCTGAGAATCCGTA is from bacterium and encodes:
- a CDS encoding SH3 domain-containing protein; amino-acid sequence: GYSFVRKGPGVEYEVVDTLLQDEKVLFFSDQNNWFKVYRIEDTTYLGYVFHNRIRQMLPYADNKYVLSFKINNSTGYIGKSAQKGYFFLFPDDVNKDKWQESSASGDFNYIHADSVSKYICHFLLYKALDEFKFVDGPSLSLKSALSCLPLDLNGDKSGFQNASRGFYIDYHPGPHKPLYGNWIETNTVDLLQSKGINYDTTITYYDTECSLYEKHIFFSSEMNGQQYCVIIVPGVEGGLSTSYFFSAKQFKNLKSHLTTVDAEIGDCAKRLLSFDRSSVIKYYGTPFFENKDIIIYITASHDRFFEYRLLDIPKNIWERNSIGRVGNGILFFEIENNRVVFAGDMALRIAQ